From the Phoenix dactylifera cultivar Barhee BC4 chromosome 10, palm_55x_up_171113_PBpolish2nd_filt_p, whole genome shotgun sequence genome, one window contains:
- the LOC120112147 gene encoding 22.0 kDa class IV heat shock protein-like: MRASKVSALLLLLLLGLVALPTKGLMPYSRSLWDMMLPSDDPFRILEQAPFTMPKAVDELALARADWKETPQAHVISLDVPGVKREDIKIEVEENRVLRITGERKGGEEVEGEKWHRAERTSGKFWRQFRLPASADMDSIKAHLEDGVLTVAVPKLAGEKKRQPRVVNIVEETNKGGDVKASKAEM, encoded by the exons ATGAGGGCTTCTAAGGTCtcggctcttcttcttcttcttcttctgggcCTGGTGGCTCTTCCAACGAAGGGCCTGATGCCCTACTCTCGGAGCCTTTGGGACATGATGTTGCCTAGCGATGATCCTTTCCGAATCCTGGAGCAGGCTCCCTTCACCATGCCCAAGGCCGTGGACGAACTCGCCCTCGCACGTGCCGACTGGAAGGAGACTCCCCAGGCTCACGTGATCTCTCTCGATGTTCCAG GGGTAAAGAGGGAGGATATCAAGATCGAGGTAGAGGAGAACCGGGTGCTAAGGATCACCGGAGAAAGGAAGGGCGGGGAGGAGGTGGAGGGTGAGAAATGGCATAGAGCCGAGAGGACCTCCGGCAAGTTCTGGAGGCAGTTCAGGCTTCCGGCGAGCGCGGACATGGACTCCATTAAAGCTCACTTGGAGGATGGAGTGTTGACGGTGGCTGTTCCCAAGCTGGCTGGGGAGAAGAAGAGGCAGCCGAGGGTGGTGAACATTGTAGAAGAGACCAACAAGGGTGGAGACGTCAAGGCATCAAAGGCAGAAAtgtaa